The following are encoded in a window of Armatimonadota bacterium genomic DNA:
- a CDS encoding ABC transporter permease — MLTRALRTARVGFWLGWQVQSNWTDPFLFFVYSIARPLGGVLILVFMFFVVAGGRRGPMLDFFVVGAALWPVVVWAMQGLAWGLLEDREHFKTIAYIYTAPVPFWAYLVGRGLASAVVALPATVITLTAGITVLQVPLVLSLDRLPALAAVFLVGVAGLVAVGMTVVGALFLISGEAWRLPDAVGQGLYLLCGAVFPLTVLPAWLQPLTRLFPVTYWLEAMRRNLLPQDAVRSLPGMGGPAVLGALLLATGLWILLAGLAYVGGLARARQKGILDASTGY, encoded by the coding sequence GTGCTGACCCGGGCCCTGCGCACGGCCCGCGTGGGGTTCTGGCTGGGCTGGCAGGTCCAGTCCAACTGGACCGACCCGTTCTTGTTCTTCGTTTACTCCATCGCCCGCCCCCTGGGTGGGGTGCTGATCCTCGTCTTCATGTTCTTTGTGGTGGCGGGGGGCCGGCGAGGGCCGATGCTGGACTTCTTCGTGGTCGGGGCGGCCCTCTGGCCGGTGGTGGTCTGGGCCATGCAGGGGCTGGCCTGGGGGCTGCTGGAGGACCGCGAGCACTTCAAGACCATCGCCTACATCTACACGGCGCCGGTGCCCTTCTGGGCCTACCTGGTGGGCCGCGGGTTGGCCTCGGCAGTGGTGGCACTGCCGGCCACCGTGATCACGCTGACAGCAGGGATCACGGTCCTGCAGGTTCCCCTGGTCCTCTCGCTCGACCGTCTGCCCGCACTGGCGGCAGTCTTCCTCGTAGGTGTCGCCGGCCTGGTGGCCGTGGGCATGACCGTGGTGGGGGCGCTCTTCCTCATCTCGGGAGAAGCCTGGCGGCTTCCCGACGCCGTGGGGCAGGGACTGTATCTGCTCTGCGGCGCGGTTTTTCCCCTGACGGTGCTGCCGGCCTGGCTGCAGCCGCTCACCCGCCTCTTCCCTGTGACCTACTGGCTGGAGGCGATGCGGCGGAATCTGCTTCCGCAGGACGCAGTTCGCTCCCTCCCCGGGATGGGCGGCCCGGCTGTGCTGGGTGCGCTGCTGCTGGCGACGGGCCTGTGGATCCTGCTCGCCGGACTGGCGTACGTCGGCGGCCTGGCTCGGGCACGGCAGAAGGGCATCCTGGACGCCTCCACCGGTTACTGA
- a CDS encoding dihydrofolate reductase, whose product MRVALVVAVAENGVIGRAGDLPWRLREDLRRFRRLTAGHVVIVGRRTQESIMRRLGGPLPGRRTIVLSRQAGYRLPGCEIAPTLEGALQMARAEEEVYVIGGAEIYREALPHADRIYLTRVHAAVEGDSFFPPLNPEEWRTIPLGQHPQDSENEYACTFELLERRWPPGRVQHAAAPASGPTGSDEVAASDLQ is encoded by the coding sequence GTGAGGGTCGCGCTTGTCGTGGCTGTCGCCGAGAACGGGGTCATCGGCCGGGCCGGCGACCTCCCCTGGCGCCTGCGCGAGGACCTGCGCCGCTTCCGCCGCCTCACCGCGGGACACGTGGTGATCGTCGGCCGCAGGACCCAGGAGTCAATCATGCGCCGCCTGGGCGGGCCCCTCCCCGGACGGCGCACCATCGTCCTTAGCCGGCAGGCCGGCTACCGGCTGCCGGGATGTGAGATCGCTCCGACGCTGGAAGGTGCGCTGCAGATGGCCCGGGCAGAGGAAGAGGTCTACGTCATCGGCGGGGCGGAAATCTACCGGGAGGCGCTGCCCCACGCCGACCGGATCTACCTGACACGGGTCCACGCCGCCGTGGAGGGAGACTCGTTCTTTCCCCCGCTGAATCCGGAAGAGTGGCGGACCATACCCCTGGGGCAACACCCCCAGGACTCCGAGAACGAATACGCCTGCACCTTCGAGCTGCTGGAGCGGCGCTGGCCCCCCGGCCGGGTTCAGCACGCCGCAGCGCCGGCCTCTGGCCCCACCGGCTCCGATGAGGTCGCCGCCAGCGATCTTCAGTAA
- the thyA gene encoding thymidylate synthase, producing MSGPRLQPSAGRESPAAMVASSLTGEEPPVYLPFDQRSPDLQYRELLRRILEEGEDVPTAHEVPARRVVGHLMRFPLANGFPLITERDLATPAPQGGRPSPFYQALGEICAFLNGAQTQAELEAFGCHWWIQWVSEANAAHTGLPPGDLGPASYGAAFRRFPTAEGPFDQISALLAQIRAHPHLRYHEVTPWIPQYLLRPDRRAAVPPCHGWFHVHINGAGELTISHRQRSADAPVGLAFNLVHYAALTLMLAHVTGYRPKELVYYLDDVHIYHNQFPYVERMLATEPQRFPTVTFDRSVTSLFAFRPHHFSVADYHPRLPRLRIPTPL from the coding sequence ATGAGCGGTCCTCGCCTGCAACCGTCCGCCGGCCGCGAAAGCCCCGCTGCCATGGTGGCATCTTCCCTGACCGGGGAGGAGCCGCCGGTCTACCTCCCCTTCGACCAGAGGAGTCCGGATCTCCAGTACCGGGAACTGTTGCGCCGCATCCTGGAGGAGGGAGAAGACGTCCCTACCGCCCACGAAGTGCCAGCACGCCGGGTGGTCGGCCACCTCATGCGCTTCCCCCTGGCCAACGGGTTCCCCCTGATTACCGAACGGGACCTGGCCACCCCCGCCCCTCAGGGCGGCAGGCCGTCGCCATTCTACCAGGCGCTGGGAGAGATCTGCGCCTTCCTCAACGGGGCCCAGACGCAAGCCGAGCTGGAGGCCTTCGGCTGCCACTGGTGGATCCAGTGGGTGAGCGAGGCCAACGCGGCGCACACCGGCCTGCCCCCGGGAGACCTGGGGCCGGCCTCATACGGCGCTGCCTTCCGCCGCTTCCCCACCGCTGAGGGCCCTTTCGACCAGATCAGCGCCCTGCTGGCCCAGATCAGGGCCCACCCGCACCTGCGCTACCACGAGGTCACCCCCTGGATCCCGCAGTACCTGCTCCGGCCGGACCGGCGGGCTGCCGTTCCCCCCTGCCATGGCTGGTTCCACGTGCACATCAATGGAGCGGGGGAGCTCACCATCAGCCACCGCCAGCGCAGCGCCGATGCCCCCGTGGGGCTGGCGTTCAACCTCGTCCACTATGCCGCCCTCACCCTGATGCTCGCCCACGTGACGGGCTACCGGCCGAAAGAACTCGTCTACTACCTCGACGACGTGCACATCTACCACAATCAGTTCCCCTATGTGGAGCGGATGCTGGCCACGGAGCCGCAGCGCTTCCCCACCGTGACCTTCGACCGGTCCGTGACCAGCCTGTTCGCCTTCCGCCCCCACCACTTCTCGGTGGCGGACTACCACCCGCGCCTGCCGCGCCTGAGGATTCCCACGCCGCTGTGA
- a CDS encoding CoA pyrophosphatase, which yields MASPLIEELKKRLASLPPAPAAAENLRRAAVLVPLFESGGEVHLLLTRRSQAVEHHKGQIAFPGGAADGDENLRQTALRETFEEVGLPPERVEILGRLPDVEVVASGFRVSPFVGVIPHPYPLRPSSEEIEEIVSAPLAVFRRPANLRVERRDRGGRRYEILHYTYRGHDIWGATARIIRHLVDLLEGA from the coding sequence ATGGCTTCACCTCTCATCGAAGAGCTCAAGAAGCGGCTGGCCTCCCTGCCTCCGGCCCCGGCGGCGGCAGAGAACCTGCGGCGGGCCGCTGTGCTCGTGCCCCTGTTCGAATCGGGAGGTGAGGTGCACCTGTTGCTCACCCGGCGCAGCCAGGCGGTGGAGCACCACAAGGGGCAGATCGCCTTTCCCGGCGGCGCCGCCGACGGTGACGAGAACCTCCGCCAGACCGCGCTGCGGGAGACCTTCGAGGAGGTTGGGCTACCTCCGGAGCGCGTGGAGATCCTGGGGCGCCTTCCGGATGTGGAGGTCGTGGCCTCGGGATTCCGGGTGAGTCCCTTTGTCGGCGTGATCCCCCATCCCTACCCCCTGCGCCCCAGCAGCGAGGAGATCGAAGAGATCGTCTCCGCCCCCCTGGCCGTCTTCCGCCGGCCGGCGAACCTGCGGGTCGAGCGGCGAGACCGGGGCGGGCGGCGGTATGAGATTCTGCACTACACTTACCGGGGACACGACATCTGGGGCGCCACGGCCCGGATCATCAGGCACCTGGTCGACCTGCTGGAGGGGGCGTAG
- a CDS encoding cysteine desulfurase family protein codes for MGYGQVPRAVYLDYASTTPLDPRVAEAMEPFFRKRFGNPSSVHTFGQSARQAVDAARETVARAVGADDPEEIVFTSGATEADNFALIGAAYAGEPRGRHLVVSAVEHHAVLEPARFLASRGFELTVVPVDGTGRVDPDAVRRAIRPQTILVSVMHSNNEIGTLQPVAEIGRITREAGVLLHCDAAQSAGIVPVNVQALGVDLLSLSAHKRYGPKGVGALYIRKGTPLVRLLHGGAHEGNRRAGTPNVPGIVGFAAALRLALQEMDAEAARLRALRDRMIAGLLTLDGVRLNGHARERLPGNVNVSFRGADSESLLLALDLQGVAASSGAACTSGSLEPSHVLAAIGLDAETAAGTLRFSLGRWTSAEEIDYVLEILPGILQQVRSALVR; via the coding sequence TTGGGGTACGGGCAAGTGCCCAGGGCTGTCTACCTGGATTATGCCTCTACCACGCCGCTGGACCCCCGGGTGGCGGAAGCCATGGAGCCGTTCTTCCGGAAGCGGTTCGGCAATCCCAGCAGCGTGCACACCTTCGGGCAGAGCGCCCGGCAGGCGGTGGACGCCGCGCGGGAGACCGTGGCCCGCGCGGTGGGGGCAGATGACCCGGAGGAGATCGTCTTTACCAGCGGCGCCACCGAGGCGGACAATTTCGCCCTGATCGGAGCGGCCTACGCCGGTGAGCCCCGCGGTCGGCACCTGGTGGTCAGCGCCGTAGAGCACCACGCCGTCCTGGAGCCCGCCCGCTTCCTGGCCTCGCGCGGGTTTGAGCTCACAGTTGTGCCCGTGGACGGGACCGGCCGGGTCGACCCCGATGCCGTCCGCCGCGCCATTCGCCCTCAGACCATCCTGGTCTCGGTGATGCACAGCAACAACGAAATTGGCACGCTGCAGCCGGTGGCCGAGATCGGTCGGATCACCCGGGAGGCCGGGGTGCTCCTGCACTGCGATGCAGCGCAAAGCGCGGGGATCGTACCCGTGAACGTGCAGGCGCTGGGCGTGGACCTACTCTCCCTCTCCGCACACAAGCGCTACGGGCCCAAGGGCGTGGGGGCGTTGTACATCCGCAAAGGCACGCCCCTGGTGCGTCTCCTCCACGGCGGAGCGCATGAGGGCAACCGCCGCGCCGGCACCCCCAACGTCCCCGGGATCGTCGGCTTTGCTGCAGCGCTGCGCCTGGCGCTGCAGGAGATGGATGCGGAGGCCGCCCGCCTGCGCGCGTTGCGGGACCGGATGATCGCCGGGCTGCTGACCCTGGACGGGGTCCGGCTCAACGGCCACGCCAGGGAACGCCTACCCGGGAACGTCAACGTCTCCTTTCGCGGGGCGGACAGCGAGTCGTTGCTCCTGGCCCTGGACCTGCAGGGGGTGGCCGCCAGCAGTGGGGCGGCCTGCACCTCCGGCAGCCTGGAGCCTTCGCACGTGCTGGCGGCCATCGGCCTGGACGCGGAGACGGCGGCTGGAACGCTGCGCTTCTCCCTGGGGCGCTGGACCAGCGCTGAGGAGATCGACTACGTCCTGGAGATCCTGCCGGGGATCCTGCAGCAGGTGCGCTCGGCGCTGGTGCGCTAG
- a CDS encoding NADH-quinone oxidoreductase subunit A, with protein sequence MTQPLAAYLPVFIHLLLAVLLTAALLGGHALLGGRRPTPAKLEPYESGVWPIGSARVRVPIRYYLIAMLFIIFDLEVVFLYPWAVVLREQGGVALWAMLVFLGVLAVGFVYEWARGGMEWE encoded by the coding sequence ATGACCCAGCCGCTGGCAGCGTACCTCCCCGTCTTCATCCACCTCCTCCTGGCCGTGCTGCTCACCGCAGCTCTCCTGGGAGGGCACGCCCTCCTGGGCGGACGGCGCCCCACACCGGCCAAGCTGGAGCCCTATGAGTCCGGGGTCTGGCCCATTGGCAGCGCCCGGGTGCGCGTCCCCATCCGTTACTACCTCATCGCCATGCTCTTCATCATCTTCGATCTCGAGGTGGTCTTCCTCTACCCCTGGGCGGTGGTGCTGCGGGAGCAGGGGGGCGTGGCCCTGTGGGCCATGCTGGTCTTCCTGGGCGTGCTGGCCGTGGGCTTCGTCTACGAGTGGGCCAGGGGAGGCATGGAGTGGGAGTAG
- a CDS encoding NADH-quinone oxidoreductase subunit B family protein: protein MQLLERQVLTTRASRVIAWARKSSIWPVQFGLACCAIEMMSTAAARFDIARFGSELFRASPRQSDLMIVAGRVSQKMAPVLRHIYDQMLEPKWVLAMGDCASCGGVFNNYALVQGVDKVVPVDVYVAGCPPRPEALLFGLLQLQEKVARSGGRR from the coding sequence GTGCAGCTGTTGGAGCGGCAGGTGCTGACCACCCGGGCCAGCCGCGTGATCGCCTGGGCGCGCAAGAGCTCCATCTGGCCGGTGCAGTTCGGCCTGGCCTGCTGCGCCATCGAGATGATGTCGACCGCGGCGGCCCGCTTCGACATCGCCCGCTTCGGCAGCGAACTCTTCCGGGCCTCCCCGCGGCAGTCCGACCTGATGATCGTGGCGGGCCGAGTCTCCCAGAAGATGGCGCCGGTGCTGCGCCACATCTACGACCAGATGCTGGAGCCCAAGTGGGTCCTGGCCATGGGGGACTGCGCTTCCTGCGGTGGGGTCTTCAACAACTATGCATTGGTGCAGGGCGTGGACAAGGTGGTCCCCGTGGACGTCTACGTCGCCGGCTGCCCGCCACGGCCAGAGGCGCTGCTGTTCGGTCTGCTGCAGCTCCAGGAGAAGGTCGCCCGCAGCGGAGGGCGCCGCTAG
- a CDS encoding NADH-quinone oxidoreductase subunit C yields MGSGAAPAALTVLLAALPDAVQEQVEFRGETTVVVSPDRVLEVLTFLRDRLAPRPPALTDLTAVDRLPLEPRFEVVYLLTWYDPPGRLRVKTRLPGADPQVDSATGLWPAANWLEREVYDLFGIRFRGHPDLTRILLPDDWEGHPLRKDYPLVEEPVEFLGRIPPIPSQAIPRVPPREQ; encoded by the coding sequence GTGGGGAGCGGTGCGGCCCCTGCCGCCCTGACCGTGCTGCTGGCGGCGCTGCCCGACGCCGTGCAGGAGCAGGTGGAGTTCCGCGGGGAGACCACCGTCGTGGTCAGTCCGGATCGCGTCCTGGAGGTCCTGACCTTCCTCCGCGACCGCCTGGCCCCCCGTCCTCCTGCGCTCACCGACCTCACCGCCGTGGATCGCCTGCCCCTCGAGCCCCGCTTCGAGGTTGTCTACCTGCTGACCTGGTACGACCCACCCGGCCGCCTGCGGGTGAAGACCCGGTTGCCGGGGGCTGATCCCCAGGTGGACAGCGCCACGGGGCTGTGGCCGGCGGCCAACTGGCTGGAGCGCGAGGTCTACGACCTCTTCGGCATCCGCTTCCGCGGCCACCCCGACCTCACCCGCATCCTCCTGCCCGACGACTGGGAGGGGCACCCGCTGCGCAAGGACTACCCGCTGGTGGAGGAGCCGGTGGAGTTCCTCGGCCGGATCCCACCCATCCCCAGCCAGGCCATCCCCCGAGTCCCTCCCCGGGAGCAGTAA
- the nuoD gene encoding NADH dehydrogenase (quinone) subunit D: protein MAAPSRETLTINMGPQHPATHGVLRLVLDLEGEVIIGARPVIGYLHTGIEKEMETRTYHQNIVFPPRVEYLATMIEEVAYVQAVEKLLGITPPKRCQYIRVVLMELSRIASHLVYLGSAGIDLNITSLWMYAFAPRERILDIFEAVSGQRMMHGYMRVGGLQWDVPADFIPRVRAEMEELPRRLDEFEALLNDNLLWRRRLEGVAVLPPQEALSYGCTGPVLRGSGVNYDVRRAFPYSSYEDFQFDVPLGQRGDAFDRYLVRMEEMRQSRRIILQALDRLPDGPVSADDRKVTLPPRRELVRSMEAVIHQFKLVSEGFHPPPGEVYSAVESPRGEKGYYIVSDGSNRPVRVHIRTPSLCNLQALPVMIYRGYMADVVVAIASTDIILGDVDR, encoded by the coding sequence GTGGCCGCCCCAAGCCGCGAGACGCTCACCATCAACATGGGTCCGCAGCATCCGGCCACCCACGGCGTGCTGCGCCTGGTCCTGGACCTGGAGGGCGAGGTGATCATAGGCGCCCGGCCGGTGATCGGCTACCTGCACACCGGTATCGAGAAGGAGATGGAAACGCGGACCTATCACCAGAACATCGTCTTCCCGCCGCGTGTGGAGTACCTGGCCACCATGATCGAGGAGGTGGCCTACGTGCAGGCGGTGGAGAAGCTGCTGGGCATCACCCCGCCCAAGCGCTGCCAGTACATCCGCGTGGTCCTGATGGAGCTCTCCCGCATTGCCAGCCACCTGGTCTACCTGGGCAGCGCCGGGATCGACCTGAACATCACCAGCCTGTGGATGTATGCCTTCGCCCCGCGGGAGCGGATTCTGGACATCTTCGAGGCGGTCAGCGGCCAGAGGATGATGCACGGCTACATGCGCGTGGGCGGGCTGCAGTGGGATGTGCCCGCAGACTTCATTCCCCGGGTACGCGCGGAGATGGAGGAGCTGCCCCGACGCCTGGACGAGTTTGAGGCCCTGCTAAACGACAACCTGCTGTGGCGGCGGCGGCTGGAGGGGGTGGCCGTCCTCCCTCCGCAGGAGGCGCTGAGCTACGGCTGCACGGGCCCCGTGCTCCGCGGGTCGGGGGTGAACTACGACGTGCGCCGTGCCTTTCCCTATAGCTCCTACGAGGATTTCCAGTTCGACGTGCCGCTGGGCCAGCGGGGGGACGCCTTTGACCGCTACCTGGTGCGCATGGAGGAGATGCGGCAGAGTCGCCGCATCATCCTCCAGGCGCTGGATCGCCTGCCCGACGGCCCGGTCAGCGCGGACGACCGCAAGGTGACCCTGCCGCCGCGCCGGGAGCTGGTGCGCAGCATGGAGGCGGTGATCCACCAGTTCAAGCTGGTGAGCGAAGGCTTTCACCCGCCGCCAGGGGAGGTCTACAGCGCCGTCGAATCTCCTCGCGGGGAGAAGGGGTACTACATCGTCAGTGATGGCAGCAACCGACCGGTCCGCGTGCACATCCGCACCCCCTCGCTGTGCAACCTGCAGGCGCTTCCGGTGATGATCTATCGGGGGTACATGGCGGACGTCGTGGTGGCCATTGCCAGCACGGACATCATCCTGGGAGACGTCGACCGCTGA
- the nuoE gene encoding NADH-quinone oxidoreductase subunit NuoE, with protein sequence MAPLPDEARDEIRRLQRHYEQRQSALLPALFVAQRELGWLPPQALQEVADLLDLPLSEVTAVASFYRFFFLEPAGRHLILLCTNLACLLNGAEDLRRHLEERLGVRPGQTTPDGAFTFRESECLAACHLAPMLMVDRERFGPLTPREVDELLERYRAR encoded by the coding sequence ATGGCCCCGCTACCAGACGAGGCGCGGGACGAGATCCGCCGCCTCCAGCGCCACTACGAACAACGGCAGTCCGCGCTGCTGCCAGCGCTGTTCGTGGCCCAGCGGGAGCTGGGCTGGCTGCCCCCGCAGGCGCTGCAGGAGGTAGCCGACCTGCTGGACCTGCCGCTGTCCGAGGTGACCGCCGTCGCCTCCTTCTACCGCTTCTTCTTTCTGGAGCCCGCAGGGCGCCACCTCATCCTCCTGTGCACGAACCTGGCCTGTCTGCTGAACGGGGCGGAAGACCTGCGCCGCCACCTGGAGGAGCGGCTGGGCGTGCGCCCCGGGCAGACCACGCCGGACGGGGCGTTCACCTTCCGCGAGTCAGAGTGCCTGGCGGCCTGCCACCTGGCGCCCATGCTCATGGTGGACCGGGAGCGGTTCGGCCCGCTGACCCCGCGGGAGGTGGACGAGCTGCTGGAGCGATACCGTGCCCGCTGA
- the nuoF gene encoding NADH-quinone oxidoreductase subunit NuoF produces MPAESILLRFMEGEGTADLEAYLRVEGYAAARHALTALTPEEVIEIVDRSGLRGKGGAGFPTARKWKFVPKDAPLKYVVVNGDEAEPCTFKDHMLLERAPHLLLEGIIIAAYAVGAHKAYVYVRREGYLARERLRQAVAAAYARGFLGRKIFGTGMDLEVVVHSGAGAYIAGEETALLESLEGRRAMPRPRPPFPAVFGLYGRPTVVNNVETLSHLPAVIRLGPEGYRALGPPALFSVSGHVRTPGVYELPLGTPMRQVIAAAGGLRPGRRFKAAFPGGSSSALLTAEHLDVPMDYEPLRAVGSMLGSASLIVMDDTTCIVRVVARAVAFYKEESCGKCTPCREGTYWLSQIFDRILEGRGRAEDLELLTHISRGMSNGACFCLLGESVPPGLEASLRHFRHEYEYHIRTGRCDVEAALAAAVAPGA; encoded by the coding sequence GTGCCCGCTGAATCCATCCTGCTGCGCTTTATGGAGGGGGAGGGAACCGCCGACCTGGAAGCCTACCTGCGGGTCGAGGGCTACGCGGCGGCGCGGCACGCCCTCACCGCCCTAACCCCGGAAGAGGTCATCGAGATCGTCGACCGGTCCGGGCTGCGCGGCAAGGGCGGAGCGGGCTTTCCCACAGCGCGCAAGTGGAAGTTCGTCCCCAAGGACGCGCCCCTCAAGTACGTGGTGGTCAACGGCGACGAGGCTGAGCCGTGCACATTCAAGGACCACATGTTGCTGGAACGCGCCCCGCACCTGTTGCTGGAGGGGATCATCATTGCCGCCTACGCCGTGGGCGCCCACAAGGCCTACGTCTACGTGCGCCGCGAGGGTTATCTGGCCCGGGAGCGGCTGCGCCAGGCGGTGGCGGCAGCCTATGCCCGCGGCTTCCTGGGGCGGAAGATCTTCGGCACAGGCATGGACCTGGAAGTGGTGGTGCACAGCGGCGCCGGCGCCTACATCGCCGGAGAGGAGACGGCGCTGCTGGAGTCGCTGGAAGGCCGCCGCGCCATGCCCCGGCCGCGTCCGCCCTTCCCCGCGGTCTTTGGCCTCTACGGCCGGCCCACCGTAGTGAACAACGTGGAGACGCTCAGCCACCTGCCGGCGGTGATCCGTCTGGGGCCAGAGGGCTACCGCGCCCTGGGCCCGCCGGCACTCTTCTCCGTGAGCGGCCACGTACGTACCCCGGGGGTCTACGAGCTGCCGCTGGGGACGCCCATGCGCCAGGTGATCGCCGCGGCCGGCGGCCTGCGCCCGGGGCGGAGGTTCAAGGCCGCCTTCCCCGGAGGGTCCTCCTCGGCCCTCCTCACCGCGGAGCACCTGGACGTGCCTATGGACTACGAACCCCTGCGGGCGGTGGGTTCCATGCTGGGGTCGGCCTCGCTCATCGTCATGGACGACACCACCTGCATCGTCCGGGTGGTGGCCCGGGCCGTGGCCTTCTATAAGGAAGAGTCCTGCGGCAAGTGCACCCCCTGCCGGGAGGGCACCTACTGGCTCTCCCAGATCTTTGACCGCATCCTTGAGGGCCGGGGACGGGCCGAGGACCTGGAGCTCCTGACCCACATCTCCCGCGGGATGAGTAACGGTGCCTGCTTCTGCCTGCTGGGGGAGAGCGTGCCGCCCGGCCTGGAGGCATCGCTGCGGCACTTCCGTCATGAGTACGAATACCACATCCGCACCGGGCGCTGCGACGTGGAGGCGGCCCTCGCCGCGGCCGTCGCCCCGGGTGCCTAG